The following are from one region of the Hydrogenophaga sp. BPS33 genome:
- a CDS encoding AMP-binding protein, with translation MTTAMESPAVLDDGTRTWSATELESAVATFTAVLRAQDVKVLATLLDNSVAWVVVDRAAERAGVVHVPLPVFFVRDQITHALQATGADAILLPATAPWPQGSPSPCHVAGEALALWRLPGHPVPMPEGTAKITFTSGTTGMPKGVCLRASTIDGVSRGVVQALAPLGIQRHLCVLPFAVLLENIAGLSASLRNGTTCIVVPLWQVGLTGSSSFDVAQFHAAVLRLRPDSLILLPQMLRMWVGYLAATRQRASAGLQFVAVGGASVGAGLVAASRALGIPAYEGYGLSEGASVQTLNLPGADLAGSAGGALPHARLRISEEGEVEVAGSLFAGYLGDPRPVPEWWPTGDLGSIDAQGFLQVHGRRKNVLITSFGRNVSPEWVEGALQEAGVAVAVVFGDDQPTLSAVLWPANAQVSDAALQAAVDTANAALPDYARVHRWVRARRAFDTASGMATANGRPLRAAIFHAHADALADVLPSPISTTEPS, from the coding sequence ATGACCACGGCGATGGAGAGTCCCGCCGTGCTGGATGACGGCACCCGCACCTGGAGCGCCACCGAACTGGAATCGGCCGTCGCCACCTTCACCGCCGTGTTGCGAGCGCAGGACGTGAAGGTTCTGGCCACCTTGTTGGACAACTCGGTGGCATGGGTCGTGGTCGATCGAGCCGCCGAACGCGCCGGCGTCGTGCATGTGCCTCTGCCGGTGTTCTTTGTCCGGGACCAGATCACCCACGCGCTGCAAGCGACGGGTGCCGACGCCATCCTGCTGCCCGCCACCGCGCCGTGGCCACAGGGCTCGCCATCGCCTTGCCACGTGGCCGGCGAAGCGCTGGCGCTGTGGCGCCTGCCAGGCCACCCGGTGCCCATGCCCGAAGGCACTGCCAAGATCACCTTCACCTCGGGCACGACCGGCATGCCCAAGGGGGTGTGCCTGCGCGCGTCGACCATCGACGGTGTGTCGCGCGGCGTGGTGCAAGCGTTGGCGCCGCTGGGGATCCAGCGCCACCTCTGCGTGCTGCCCTTCGCCGTGCTGCTGGAAAACATCGCTGGACTGAGCGCGTCGCTGAGGAACGGCACCACCTGCATCGTGGTGCCGCTGTGGCAAGTCGGGCTGACCGGTTCGTCGAGCTTTGATGTGGCCCAGTTCCATGCGGCGGTGTTGCGCCTTCGTCCCGACAGCCTGATTCTGTTGCCGCAGATGCTGCGCATGTGGGTCGGCTATCTCGCTGCCACGCGACAACGCGCATCCGCCGGACTCCAATTCGTCGCCGTGGGTGGAGCGTCCGTGGGCGCAGGGCTGGTGGCAGCGAGTCGCGCCTTGGGCATACCGGCCTACGAAGGCTATGGCCTGTCCGAAGGTGCTTCCGTGCAGACCCTCAACCTGCCCGGGGCCGACCTGGCCGGGAGCGCGGGCGGGGCGCTGCCCCACGCGCGCCTGCGCATCAGCGAAGAAGGCGAGGTGGAGGTGGCAGGCAGCCTGTTCGCGGGCTATCTGGGTGACCCCCGTCCCGTGCCCGAATGGTGGCCCACGGGCGACCTCGGCTCCATCGACGCGCAAGGCTTCCTGCAAGTGCACGGCCGGCGCAAGAACGTGCTTATCACTTCCTTTGGGCGCAATGTCTCCCCCGAGTGGGTGGAAGGCGCCTTGCAGGAGGCCGGCGTTGCCGTGGCGGTGGTGTTTGGCGACGACCAGCCCACGCTCAGCGCGGTGCTCTGGCCTGCGAATGCCCAGGTGTCCGATGCCGCGTTGCAGGCGGCGGTGGACACCGCCAATGCCGCCCTGCCCGACTACGCCCGTGTGCACCGTTGGGTGCGCGCCAGACGCGCCTTCGACACCGCATCCGGCATGGCCACGGCCAACGGGCGGCCGCTGCGTGCGGCCATCTTCCATGCCCATGCGGACGCGCTGGCCGATGTCCTTCCATCCCCCATTTCCACCACGGAGCCTTCATGA
- a CDS encoding TenA family transcriptional regulator, protein MSFYTQLLAQTELDRMSLLSTPIIQGCLRGEVSLPSYIAFLREAYHHVRHTVPLMQAFRARIPAGREWLAPALDEYIEEEQGHDEWILDDIRACGDTSDVRNSRPGIATEVMVAYAYDTIARGNPLAFFGMVHVLEGTSVSLALLAADQIQKPLALPDAAFSYLRSHGTLDQEHVQHFQLLMDRITDPKDQADIVHAARVFFRLYGDVFRGLPLPQASAVAEGVAA, encoded by the coding sequence ATGAGTTTTTACACACAACTGCTGGCGCAGACCGAGCTCGATCGCATGTCATTGCTCTCCACCCCCATCATCCAGGGCTGCCTGCGCGGCGAAGTTTCGCTGCCCAGCTACATCGCCTTTCTTCGCGAGGCCTACCACCATGTGCGCCACACCGTGCCGCTGATGCAGGCCTTTCGCGCGCGCATCCCCGCGGGACGCGAATGGCTCGCCCCGGCGCTGGACGAGTACATCGAGGAGGAGCAAGGCCACGATGAATGGATCCTGGACGACATCCGCGCCTGTGGCGACACCAGCGACGTGCGCAACAGCCGCCCCGGCATCGCCACCGAGGTGATGGTGGCCTACGCGTACGACACCATTGCGCGGGGCAACCCGTTGGCCTTCTTTGGCATGGTTCACGTGCTGGAGGGCACCAGCGTCTCGCTGGCGCTGCTGGCGGCCGACCAGATTCAGAAGCCACTGGCCCTGCCCGACGCCGCCTTCAGCTACCTGCGCTCGCATGGCACGCTGGACCAGGAACACGTCCAGCACTTTCAACTGCTGATGGACCGGATCACGGACCCGAAAGACCAGGCCGACATCGTGCACGCCGCGCGCGTCTTCTTCCGTCTCTATGGGGATGTGTTCCGCGGCCTTCCGCTGCCGCAGGCGTCTGCCGTGGCCGAGGGGGTCGCGGCATGA
- a CDS encoding tetratricopeptide repeat protein, whose protein sequence is MRIDRNTFLRAGCAAFLAASGAFPLMALAAPVDDAVADLQRDWEVIRYQTAAAEREKRFEALAAKAHKVSESFPGRSEPLVWEGIIVSSYAGEKGGLGALGLVKQAKALYEAAIQIDGNALEGSAYNSLGVLYYKVPGWPMAFGDKAKASELLQKALSINPKGIDPNFFYGEYLIETRQAEKAAAYLERALQAPPRPGRQVADTGRREEARQLLDKIKEK, encoded by the coding sequence ATGCGAATTGACCGAAACACGTTTCTGCGCGCGGGTTGCGCCGCCTTTCTGGCCGCCTCAGGCGCCTTTCCCCTGATGGCGCTCGCCGCACCCGTGGATGACGCCGTGGCCGATCTGCAGCGCGACTGGGAGGTCATCCGCTACCAGACGGCTGCAGCCGAGCGCGAGAAGCGTTTCGAGGCGCTGGCGGCGAAGGCGCACAAGGTGAGCGAGTCGTTTCCCGGCCGCAGCGAGCCGCTGGTCTGGGAAGGCATCATCGTCAGTTCGTATGCCGGCGAAAAGGGTGGGCTCGGCGCCCTGGGCCTGGTCAAACAGGCCAAGGCACTGTATGAGGCCGCGATCCAGATCGACGGCAACGCGCTGGAAGGATCGGCCTACAACAGCCTGGGGGTTCTCTACTACAAGGTGCCGGGCTGGCCCATGGCCTTCGGCGACAAGGCCAAGGCGAGCGAGCTGCTGCAGAAGGCGCTGTCCATCAACCCCAAAGGCATCGATCCCAACTTCTTCTACGGTGAGTACCTGATCGAAACCAGGCAGGCGGAGAAGGCGGCCGCCTACCTGGAGCGGGCACTGCAGGCACCGCCGCGCCCGGGGCGCCAGGTGGCGGACACGGGGCGCCGCGAGGAGGCCCGCCAGCTGCTCGACAAGATCAAGGAGAAGTGA
- a CDS encoding sensor histidine kinase N-terminal domain-containing protein → MSLQRRLMLYLLVCAPLVWAVAVWMSVNRSRHEVNELYDTELIRLARQIQATMLPALSLQGEPSLPPLPQAGQADSGEGDVRDLAVAVWDREGKIVMSDREGGGLPFRANAVGFVDDLVAGQPWRVYYLQSTSGQWLVAVGQGAYERDEVVFALVASQVLPWVLVLPLLLVAMAWAVRRALAPIHALTGNLHTRDGGDLAPVPDARAPAELKPLLAAMNSLFERIDSLLKRERRFTADAAHELRTPLAVLRAQWDVVKRSKSDEERRLAQQQMDAGLTRMDRLVTQMLALSRAETATANLLSVEIDWPPIVEQVMSDCLELADRRRIELACEWPETNRPALPLIGSTHLVTVLLRNLVDNAARYAPADSTVLLRMGSTQIEVENAGGPLSDEQLAGLGQRFHRPPGQEEGGSGLGVSIAQRIAALHGLEIVYDAGAHGNAVRATVRFAQITSP, encoded by the coding sequence ATGAGCCTTCAACGGCGCCTGATGCTCTACCTGCTGGTCTGCGCGCCCCTCGTGTGGGCGGTCGCCGTGTGGATGTCCGTGAACCGCTCGCGCCATGAAGTCAATGAGCTCTACGACACCGAGCTGATCCGGCTGGCCAGGCAGATCCAGGCGACCATGCTGCCTGCGCTGTCCCTACAAGGCGAACCGAGCCTGCCCCCGCTGCCGCAGGCCGGGCAAGCCGACAGTGGTGAAGGCGACGTGCGCGACCTGGCTGTGGCGGTGTGGGACCGTGAGGGAAAGATCGTCATGTCGGACCGCGAGGGCGGGGGCCTGCCGTTTCGTGCCAATGCGGTCGGCTTTGTGGATGACCTGGTGGCCGGCCAGCCGTGGCGCGTCTACTACCTTCAATCCACCTCGGGCCAGTGGCTGGTTGCCGTGGGCCAAGGTGCGTACGAGCGTGACGAGGTGGTTTTTGCGCTCGTCGCCAGCCAGGTTCTGCCCTGGGTCCTGGTGTTGCCCCTGTTGTTGGTGGCCATGGCCTGGGCTGTGCGCCGGGCGCTGGCCCCGATTCATGCACTGACCGGCAATCTCCACACCCGCGACGGCGGCGATCTCGCACCCGTGCCCGATGCGCGCGCGCCAGCAGAGCTCAAGCCTTTGCTGGCTGCGATGAACAGCCTGTTCGAGCGCATTGACAGCCTGTTGAAGCGCGAGCGGCGGTTCACAGCCGATGCGGCGCATGAACTGCGCACGCCGCTGGCGGTGCTGCGCGCGCAGTGGGATGTGGTCAAGCGATCCAAGAGCGATGAAGAGCGCAGGCTGGCGCAGCAACAGATGGATGCCGGCTTGACGCGCATGGACCGTCTGGTGACGCAGATGCTGGCGCTGTCGCGCGCCGAAACGGCCACGGCCAATCTGTTGAGCGTGGAGATCGACTGGCCGCCGATCGTGGAGCAGGTGATGAGCGATTGCCTGGAGCTGGCCGATCGCCGCCGCATCGAACTCGCCTGCGAGTGGCCCGAGACCAACAGGCCGGCCCTGCCGCTTATCGGCAGCACCCACTTGGTGACGGTGCTGTTACGCAACCTGGTCGACAACGCCGCGCGTTACGCGCCAGCGGACAGCACCGTCTTGCTGCGCATGGGCAGCACGCAGATCGAAGTGGAGAACGCGGGTGGTCCCTTGTCTGACGAGCAACTGGCCGGTTTGGGCCAGCGCTTCCACCGGCCGCCGGGCCAGGAAGAGGGCGGCAGCGGGCTGGGGGTGTCGATCGCGCAGCGCATCGCAGCGCTGCACGGGTTGGAGATCGTGTACGACGCCGGTGCGCACGGCAACGCGGTGCGCGCCACGGTCCGCTTCGCGCAGATCACTTCTCCTTGA
- a CDS encoding SDR family oxidoreductase — protein sequence MKASQARVVLTGANGGIGQAVAAALAQAGASLLLTGRSPARLSAQARALQQRMPKVQVDWHEVDLQYLDSIASLAKQAADWRCNVLIHGAGVAEFGRFDTATPDRMSRILHTNLLAPMVLTQALLPHLRSQPQAQVICIGSVLGAMGLPGFSVYGASKFGLRGFAQALRRELSDTSVRVQYLGPRSTRTAFNSAEVADYNQATGTAMDTPEVVAKALLRMLEAGTAERFLGFPEKLGVRLNGLMPGLLDGAFEKHRASLPSRLKTPNPSIPKEMKNAN from the coding sequence ATGAAGGCTTCGCAAGCACGTGTTGTGCTCACGGGAGCCAATGGCGGCATCGGACAGGCCGTTGCGGCTGCACTGGCACAGGCCGGTGCCTCCCTGCTGCTGACGGGCCGCTCGCCCGCGCGGCTGTCCGCCCAGGCGCGCGCACTCCAGCAACGCATGCCCAAGGTGCAGGTGGACTGGCACGAAGTGGACCTGCAGTACCTGGACTCCATCGCATCGCTGGCGAAGCAGGCGGCCGACTGGCGGTGCAACGTGCTCATTCACGGCGCCGGCGTTGCGGAGTTCGGACGGTTCGACACCGCGACGCCCGATCGGATGTCGAGGATTCTCCACACCAACCTGCTCGCGCCCATGGTGCTCACGCAGGCTCTGCTGCCCCACCTGCGCAGCCAACCCCAGGCACAGGTCATCTGTATAGGTTCCGTCCTGGGCGCAATGGGCTTGCCCGGTTTCAGCGTCTATGGCGCCAGCAAGTTCGGCCTGCGCGGCTTTGCGCAGGCACTGCGGCGCGAGCTGTCCGACACCTCGGTGCGCGTGCAATACCTGGGTCCGCGAAGCACCCGAACGGCCTTCAACTCGGCCGAAGTTGCCGACTACAACCAGGCGACCGGGACGGCCATGGACACGCCCGAGGTGGTGGCGAAAGCGCTGCTGCGGATGCTCGAAGCCGGGACCGCCGAGCGCTTCCTCGGATTCCCGGAAAAGCTCGGCGTGCGCCTCAACGGTCTCATGCCCGGCCTGCTGGACGGCGCTTTCGAGAAGCACCGTGCCAGCCTGCCCAGCCGTTTGAAGACACCCAACCCATCCATCCCAAAGGAAATGAAAAATGCGAATTGA
- a CDS encoding universal stress protein encodes MQALRSILLHIDSSEHSAVRTAVARQLAEDFDAEVIAQPCMLTSLTRYPYAVEGAAAAVELLLALDKEGLDRAHATFVKAAAGSPRLHWAEPLADGPWGFAQRALYADLLILGQRHEDDPADGEVPADFLPSVLVQSGRPALVLPYAGRVETVGRTVLVAWKETREAARAVSAAMPWLKRAAQVHVVAHGEGVDDALRSLERYLGAQKVHATLHAGGAEERDMGNALLSRAADLGADLLVMGSYGHSRAREWVLGGATRTILQTMTLPVLMAH; translated from the coding sequence ATGCAAGCCCTTCGCTCCATCCTGCTTCATATCGACAGTTCCGAACATTCGGCCGTTCGCACCGCCGTGGCCCGCCAATTGGCGGAAGATTTTGATGCCGAGGTCATTGCCCAGCCTTGCATGCTGACCTCCTTGACGCGCTATCCCTATGCGGTGGAAGGCGCGGCGGCTGCCGTGGAGCTGTTGCTGGCTCTTGACAAAGAAGGCCTGGACCGCGCGCATGCCACCTTCGTCAAGGCGGCGGCGGGTTCCCCACGGCTCCATTGGGCCGAGCCATTGGCGGACGGACCATGGGGCTTTGCGCAGCGGGCGCTTTACGCCGATCTGCTGATCCTGGGGCAGCGACACGAAGACGACCCTGCCGACGGTGAAGTGCCCGCCGACTTTTTACCCAGTGTGCTCGTGCAGAGCGGTCGCCCGGCACTCGTGCTGCCCTACGCGGGCCGCGTTGAAACCGTGGGCCGCACGGTGCTGGTGGCATGGAAGGAGACCCGGGAGGCTGCCCGTGCCGTCTCCGCCGCCATGCCGTGGTTGAAGCGCGCCGCTCAGGTGCATGTGGTGGCGCACGGGGAGGGCGTTGACGACGCCCTGCGATCGCTCGAGCGCTATCTGGGCGCGCAAAAGGTTCACGCCACCCTGCACGCGGGTGGGGCGGAGGAGCGCGACATGGGCAACGCCCTGTTGTCGAGGGCAGCGGATCTGGGCGCGGATCTGCTGGTGATGGGCAGCTACGGTCACAGCCGGGCGCGGGAGTGGGTTCTGGGCGGCGCGACGCGCACCATCCTGCAAACCATGACGCTGCCCGTGCTGATGGCGCACTGA
- a CDS encoding thermostable hemolysin translates to MASPSMSADPHLPPPVATAPTLSICRENDPERAQVESFIREVYARRYGAQVRHFAPVLAFLRDATGIVSAAGYRQAHQSPLFLERYLDAPVETLLASGHGAAPARQSIVEVGHLAATRAGEGQRLILMLSVHLAQQEFQWVVSTLTHELRMLFLRIGVTPLTLGVADPAALGDEAVHWGSYYEHSPLVLAGHLPQAMRRLSLRHGGGVQ, encoded by the coding sequence ATGGCATCGCCCAGCATGTCCGCAGACCCCCACTTGCCACCCCCGGTGGCCACCGCCCCCACCTTGAGCATCTGCCGGGAGAACGATCCCGAGCGAGCACAGGTGGAGTCCTTCATCCGGGAGGTATACGCCCGCCGCTACGGTGCGCAGGTCCGCCACTTCGCCCCGGTGCTCGCGTTCCTGCGCGATGCCACGGGCATCGTCTCGGCTGCCGGGTATCGCCAGGCGCACCAATCGCCGTTGTTCCTCGAGCGCTATCTGGACGCGCCGGTGGAGACCCTGCTCGCTTCGGGCCATGGGGCTGCCCCCGCGCGCCAATCCATCGTCGAGGTGGGCCATCTGGCGGCCACACGCGCGGGCGAGGGGCAGCGCCTCATCCTGATGCTGAGCGTGCATCTGGCGCAGCAGGAATTTCAATGGGTCGTGAGCACCCTGACCCACGAGCTCAGGATGCTCTTCCTGCGCATCGGCGTCACCCCTTTGACCCTGGGCGTCGCCGATCCCGCGGCGTTGGGCGATGAAGCCGTGCATTGGGGCAGCTACTACGAACACAGCCCACTGGTCCTGGCCGGCCATCTGCCTCAGGCGATGCGACGTCTGTCGCTGCGCCATGGTGGGGGCGTGCAATGA
- a CDS encoding Crp/Fnr family transcriptional regulator gives MHTIARALPAKNPTPFAPLARGCSNAAPPPAQAPLAAGRQISEMLGLLGQQLAPQRRVVHAGDVIYRVGERFVHLYILNSGLCKIVNLAADGREQLVSLNFRGDWLGFDGIADGHHGSDAIAMDTGEIWVIPYQSLMEASASCPAVLHAMHAAMSLALARDQGALMSICTLPAVARVADFLLCWAGSLAERGIRTDQITLRMTRAEIGNHLGMTLESVSRALSRLARDHVIGFATQGRRDVQIPDVSALSAFVQRHLSPVPVAMQ, from the coding sequence ATGCACACCATCGCGCGCGCTTTGCCAGCGAAGAACCCCACCCCATTCGCGCCGCTGGCGCGCGGCTGCAGCAACGCAGCGCCGCCGCCCGCCCAGGCCCCCTTGGCGGCGGGCCGCCAGATATCGGAGATGCTGGGTCTGCTGGGGCAGCAGCTCGCCCCCCAGCGCCGTGTCGTTCACGCGGGAGACGTCATCTACCGTGTTGGCGAGCGGTTTGTCCACCTGTACATCCTGAATTCGGGCCTGTGCAAGATCGTCAACCTGGCGGCCGACGGGCGCGAGCAGTTGGTCAGCCTGAACTTCCGTGGCGACTGGCTCGGGTTCGACGGCATTGCAGACGGACACCATGGCTCGGACGCGATCGCCATGGACACGGGCGAGATCTGGGTGATTCCGTACCAGTCCTTGATGGAGGCGAGCGCGTCCTGCCCGGCGGTTTTGCACGCGATGCATGCCGCGATGAGTCTGGCCCTTGCCCGCGACCAGGGGGCATTGATGTCGATCTGCACACTGCCCGCCGTGGCACGCGTGGCCGACTTCCTGCTGTGTTGGGCGGGCTCGCTGGCCGAGCGCGGCATCCGCACCGACCAGATCACCCTGCGCATGACCCGCGCGGAGATCGGCAACCACCTGGGCATGACGCTGGAGTCGGTCAGCCGTGCACTGTCGCGCCTGGCGCGCGACCACGTCATCGGCTTCGCCACGCAGGGCCGCCGCGATGTCCAGATTCCGGATGTCAGCGCCTTGTCCGCCTTCGTGCAACGCCACCTCTCCCCGGTGCCCGTCGCGATGCAGTGA